From Sporosarcina sp. FSL W7-1349, a single genomic window includes:
- a CDS encoding C40 family peptidase yields MSTPTWYCAVSVATVWTSPEAVRPQDEAGLANPARPQEWIGSLRLADRLELSEADRVQTQLVYGEPVAVLETNGEWAKVCAVWQSSGKDNRGYPGWVPLQQLKEAQPIRAEGFAKVTAGKAQLWNIDGSPSLVLPFNGMLPYRHVVDGKVHVCTPGGEGILRLADVELAPSVHQFPKLPAETAVEKGLAFLELPYLWGGTSSYGFDCSGFTYSMMKACGRFIPRDAADQAREGMAISTGDPSLWRKGDLLFFASDEGRGKVRHVGFYYGNGLLFHAPSTGKSIEIIRLAGTPYERELCAVRRLGV; encoded by the coding sequence ATGTCAACTCCTACGTGGTATTGTGCTGTTTCTGTCGCAACAGTCTGGACATCGCCTGAAGCTGTACGCCCGCAAGACGAGGCAGGTCTAGCGAATCCGGCACGCCCGCAGGAATGGATTGGTAGCTTGCGTTTAGCAGATCGGTTGGAGTTAAGCGAGGCCGACCGCGTCCAGACCCAATTAGTATACGGCGAGCCTGTTGCCGTGTTGGAAACGAACGGGGAATGGGCAAAAGTGTGTGCCGTTTGGCAGTCATCCGGCAAAGACAATCGGGGGTATCCCGGCTGGGTTCCGCTTCAGCAATTGAAAGAAGCGCAACCGATCCGCGCGGAAGGATTCGCAAAGGTGACGGCGGGCAAGGCGCAGCTATGGAATATCGATGGTTCACCTTCCCTCGTCTTGCCGTTCAATGGGATGTTGCCTTACCGGCATGTAGTGGATGGGAAGGTCCATGTGTGCACGCCGGGTGGGGAAGGGATTTTGCGGTTAGCTGATGTGGAGTTGGCCCCCTCGGTTCACCAATTCCCGAAGTTGCCTGCAGAAACAGCAGTCGAAAAAGGGCTGGCATTTCTGGAACTTCCCTATTTATGGGGCGGGACCTCCTCGTACGGCTTTGATTGTTCCGGTTTCACCTATTCCATGATGAAAGCATGCGGCCGTTTCATTCCCCGGGATGCAGCCGATCAAGCCCGTGAAGGTATGGCCATTTCAACAGGGGATCCGTCTTTGTGGCGAAAGGGGGACTTACTATTCTTCGCGTCGGATGAAGGGCGCGGGAAGGTACGCCATGTCGGGTTTTATTACGGAAACGGGTTGCTTTTCCATGCACCTTCGACCGGTAAATCGATTGAAATCATCCGGCTGGCTGGGACCCCGTATGAAAGGGAGCTTTGTGCGGTCCGCCGGTTGGGTGTTTGA
- a CDS encoding Ger(x)C family spore germination protein: MCLYKKICKRLILLFMTFWLSGCAPFTENNLIEEISPVTFLSISKGDEGKLKVSTIMPPLSKENKFVMSQEVSLLKEGVQKYNLNFYQEIKYGQMRMLLISDELGKDGIMSIINVLLTDPDISLRIYLVIVKGNFDEYLESQLDKDENFDYSFYRMLKHYEEKNQGELTVVNLHQFKNLLYTPYSDPFLPVFKIEEDGVNYEGTALFQDDKLVETISSLDDRIFQLINNNHYLSVLPIPEFEVVLGHVRSKIIVDIDSSYSTMTYTVKIDTRIEEYRGEKQLFDPKQLENMKKDIEIHLEKQTHELIKKMQELKVDPLQLGIQTKRPFSKPMEEKKWIEMFEKMDIKIKYKINIDPLTDANSKRQNF; this comes from the coding sequence ATGTGTCTATATAAAAAGATATGTAAAAGATTGATACTCCTTTTTATGACATTTTGGTTATCTGGCTGTGCCCCTTTTACCGAAAATAACCTTATTGAAGAGATTTCTCCCGTTACTTTTTTGTCAATTAGTAAGGGGGATGAAGGGAAATTAAAAGTCAGTACAATTATGCCTCCTCTAAGTAAAGAAAATAAGTTTGTTATGTCGCAGGAAGTCAGCTTATTAAAGGAGGGAGTACAGAAGTACAACTTAAACTTCTACCAGGAAATTAAATACGGACAAATGCGGATGCTGTTAATTAGTGATGAACTTGGAAAAGACGGGATTATGTCCATTATAAATGTATTATTGACTGATCCGGATATTTCTTTGAGAATCTATTTAGTTATCGTAAAAGGAAATTTTGATGAATACTTGGAAAGTCAATTGGACAAAGATGAAAACTTTGATTACTCGTTTTACCGAATGCTGAAGCATTACGAAGAAAAAAACCAAGGAGAATTAACTGTCGTTAATCTTCATCAATTTAAAAATTTGCTCTATACTCCTTATTCAGATCCTTTCTTGCCTGTATTCAAAATAGAAGAGGATGGGGTCAACTATGAAGGTACAGCCTTGTTTCAAGATGACAAGCTAGTTGAAACGATTTCATCTTTAGATGATCGTATCTTCCAGCTGATAAACAACAATCACTACTTAAGCGTTTTACCGATTCCAGAATTTGAAGTTGTACTGGGTCATGTTAGATCTAAAATAATAGTAGATATCGATAGCAGCTATTCTACAATGACCTATACCGTGAAAATAGACACTAGGATTGAAGAATACCGGGGAGAGAAGCAATTATTTGACCCAAAGCAGTTAGAAAATATGAAAAAAGATATCGAAATCCATCTTGAAAAACAAACACATGAACTAATTAAAAAGATGCAAGAATTGAAAGTGGATCCATTACAGCTTGGCATACAAACAAAAAGACCATTCTCAAAACCAATGGAAGAAAAAAAATGGATTGAAATGTTTGAGAAGATGGACATTAAAATAAAATACAAAATTAATATTGATCCTTTGACGGATGCCAATTCAAAAAGGCAAAACTTTTAA
- a CDS encoding methyl-accepting chemotaxis protein codes for MKLNSISKKLFVSFTSIIILTIIVGAVGFMSVMQLNKNYSNLFDENIKKVDLVDELISHNQSISANLYSYVLFKEQRYIANITNEAEQYSQTYEELKAMLTGSPDMETIEEMGERNDNYMNLVQTSIDSFIQQDQGQLDINVRGTSTAMVLFMSLAERLKESQYEEMSETRQALDQLSDTTYLIIVVLSGLVALISSVIALIISRNIARPVKGMTEALEQVAEGNLQVEKINIKNKDEIGVMATAFNKMTDDLRQVVVHLHDSAVRLAAQSEELSASSEESAASSAMVAHVADENMRGSERQLEIVGETTASVEEMSAGIEQIAENNAKMLQSSNLVGSLVEQGSVTFQQMADQMKDIQSSITDTASTMKVLEENSNSIQTVTALITDISEQTNLLALNAAIEAARAGEHGKGFAVVAEEVRKLAEQSKQSASEIEHIVKLIQTDTEKASQSIQTGSHKADDGLNSVTDSLQLFEQIEGATAETGQSVRLVSAAIEDIQARTATVMTGSTQVRDLAEQAAASANESSQSVREQLATMEEITESVQSLALLAEDLQMEVSKFRI; via the coding sequence ATGAAACTGAATTCCATTTCGAAAAAATTATTTGTCAGCTTTACCTCTATTATTATCCTTACGATTATCGTAGGGGCAGTTGGATTTATGTCTGTCATGCAATTGAATAAGAATTACTCCAATTTGTTTGACGAAAATATAAAGAAGGTCGATTTGGTCGATGAGTTGATCAGCCATAATCAGAGCATATCGGCTAATCTATATAGCTATGTTCTATTCAAAGAGCAACGGTATATAGCTAATATTACTAACGAAGCAGAACAGTACAGTCAAACCTATGAAGAACTGAAGGCGATGCTTACGGGCAGCCCTGATATGGAAACAATTGAAGAGATGGGAGAACGCAATGATAACTATATGAACCTTGTCCAGACCAGCATAGATAGTTTTATCCAACAGGATCAAGGCCAATTGGATATCAATGTACGTGGGACGAGTACTGCCATGGTTCTATTTATGTCGTTGGCGGAAAGATTGAAAGAGTCGCAGTACGAGGAAATGAGTGAAACACGGCAAGCGCTTGACCAATTGTCGGATACGACTTATCTGATCATTGTAGTTCTAAGTGGGCTGGTCGCTTTGATCAGCAGTGTAATCGCTTTAATCATCAGTAGGAATATTGCGCGTCCGGTCAAAGGCATGACGGAGGCGCTCGAGCAAGTGGCAGAGGGCAATTTGCAAGTGGAAAAGATAAATATTAAAAACAAGGATGAAATCGGTGTGATGGCGACGGCGTTCAATAAAATGACGGATGATCTTCGTCAGGTCGTTGTCCATTTGCATGATTCGGCGGTCCGTCTTGCAGCGCAGTCAGAGGAGTTGTCGGCCAGCTCCGAGGAAAGTGCCGCTTCATCCGCGATGGTCGCTCATGTAGCGGATGAAAACATGCGGGGCAGTGAGCGGCAATTGGAAATTGTCGGGGAAACAACTGCATCCGTAGAGGAGATGTCGGCAGGAATCGAGCAAATTGCTGAGAACAATGCCAAAATGCTGCAATCATCCAATTTGGTAGGATCGCTTGTCGAACAAGGCTCGGTCACATTCCAGCAAATGGCGGATCAAATGAAAGACATCCAAAGTTCTATTACAGACACCGCTTCCACCATGAAAGTGCTAGAGGAGAACTCCAACAGCATTCAAACGGTGACGGCTTTGATCACGGACATTTCCGAACAAACCAATTTACTCGCCTTGAACGCCGCGATTGAAGCTGCACGGGCAGGTGAACATGGAAAAGGATTCGCCGTGGTGGCGGAGGAGGTCCGCAAATTGGCGGAGCAATCCAAGCAATCGGCTTCGGAGATCGAGCATATTGTGAAGTTGATTCAAACCGATACGGAGAAAGCATCCCAATCCATTCAAACAGGAAGCCATAAAGCAGATGATGGCCTGAATTCCGTTACGGACTCGTTGCAATTATTCGAGCAGATCGAGGGGGCTACTGCCGAAACAGGACAAAGCGTACGCCTTGTATCGGCGGCAATCGAAGATATCCAAGCGAGAACAGCGACAGTCATGACAGGCTCAACGCAAGTACGTGATTTGGCAGAGCAGGCAGCTGCCAGTGCTAATGAATCGAGCCAGTCCGTTCGCGAACAGCTGGCGACCATGGAGGAAATTACAGAAAGCGTTCAATCCTTGGCATTGTTAGCCGAAGATTTACAGATGGAAGTAAGCAAGTTCCGAATTTAA
- a CDS encoding GerAB/ArcD/ProY family transporter, which produces METHQLFKKNETYNGLYAMLLVNRLQMLYFFLIMPNILINPYMIWVLIAVGILSQLNLLLLSKWLLTRLSSNGYNGFVQLFGKKLVRFLSFIGLFFILLKLSVITLGFSEIVQTFILPSTDTNFLVFFILLFCFYVAGKGIEHTIRFVLISFFCTFWMATFFVFFFFPPIAQLSDLYPLIPMEWKVENWKAFFLILSSYSGPEFLVFLGPWLKTNNKTFRYLSYGNALTVVEYVFLFIASLLYFGSNYLSKSQYPIINMFRYYQNPVFERIDMIMLSFELFNLVFAVSLFLLLFYGASKIAFGKMSKPSSGKGLLFSVILIFIGMVLLNELFWKPWEKENFLLNLQIIAGSISYFLVPLVIVLVMKKEQGVKKHVSI; this is translated from the coding sequence ATGGAAACCCACCAATTATTTAAAAAGAATGAAACTTATAATGGGCTCTATGCCATGTTGTTGGTAAATCGCCTCCAAATGCTATACTTTTTTCTGATTATGCCAAACATCTTGATCAATCCATATATGATTTGGGTGCTTATAGCTGTCGGGATATTATCCCAACTAAACCTTCTTCTTTTATCTAAGTGGCTTTTAACCCGGTTATCTAGCAATGGATATAATGGATTTGTCCAATTGTTCGGGAAAAAATTGGTGCGATTTCTCTCTTTCATCGGGTTGTTCTTTATTCTACTTAAACTTTCCGTCATAACCTTAGGATTCAGCGAAATTGTTCAAACATTTATACTTCCATCAACAGATACAAATTTTCTTGTCTTTTTTATTTTGTTGTTCTGTTTTTATGTCGCAGGTAAGGGCATTGAACATACCATTCGTTTTGTGTTGATTTCTTTTTTCTGTACATTTTGGATGGCCACATTTTTCGTTTTTTTCTTCTTTCCCCCAATAGCTCAACTTAGTGATTTGTATCCACTTATTCCAATGGAGTGGAAAGTAGAAAATTGGAAAGCTTTTTTTTTAATTTTGTCTTCCTATTCTGGGCCGGAATTTCTGGTGTTTTTGGGACCATGGCTTAAAACAAACAATAAAACCTTTCGCTATTTATCTTACGGCAACGCTCTCACCGTTGTAGAGTATGTATTCCTATTTATAGCATCCCTACTTTATTTCGGTTCCAATTATTTAAGTAAAAGTCAATATCCAATTATTAATATGTTCCGTTATTATCAAAACCCAGTGTTTGAACGAATTGATATGATCATGCTTTCCTTTGAATTATTTAACTTAGTTTTTGCGGTTTCTCTATTTCTACTATTGTTTTATGGAGCATCTAAAATAGCTTTTGGTAAAATGAGCAAGCCATCCAGTGGAAAAGGTTTATTATTCAGTGTAATCCTTATTTTTATCGGAATGGTTCTTCTGAATGAATTATTTTGGAAACCCTGGGAGAAGGAGAACTTTTTACTTAATCTTCAAATTATAGCTGGAAGCATAAGCTATTTTCTTGTTCCACTTGTTATTGTTTTAGTAATGAAAAAAGAACAGGGGGTTAAAAAACATGTGTCTATATAA
- a CDS encoding acyl-CoA thioesterase, translating to MSASRTIQTKIILPSDINHLQTIFGGHVLAYIDEIAAITAMKHAKTAVVTASIDSVDFLSKARVGEVLELEAVVSSTGRTSMEVFVSVCSSNLLTGESNLTTESFLTMVAMDENNRPVPVPAIYPETEAETKLFESAPARKELRKQRRNMRH from the coding sequence ATGAGTGCATCCCGCACGATTCAAACGAAGATCATCCTGCCTTCGGATATCAATCATTTACAGACGATTTTCGGGGGACACGTCTTGGCCTACATCGATGAGATTGCCGCCATCACTGCCATGAAACACGCAAAGACGGCGGTCGTTACCGCCTCAATCGACTCTGTCGACTTCCTGTCGAAAGCGCGGGTCGGGGAAGTGCTGGAACTCGAAGCGGTCGTCAGTTCCACAGGTCGTACATCGATGGAAGTGTTTGTTTCCGTCTGTTCGAGCAACTTGCTGACCGGCGAATCGAATTTGACGACAGAATCCTTCCTTACGATGGTCGCCATGGATGAAAACAACCGACCTGTCCCTGTGCCGGCCATCTATCCGGAAACCGAAGCCGAAACAAAATTATTCGAATCGGCACCCGCCCGGAAGGAACTCCGAAAACAACGGAGAAACATGAGGCATTAA
- a CDS encoding GntR family transcriptional regulator: MGIEFLPDKPIYQQLIDRIIGEIIRGTLQPGEKLPSVRDYAVEAGVNANTMQRVYKELEQMEITETRRGQGSFVTEDETKIAKVRDAMKDQLITSFIQSVEAFGFTTDEMIHHLQERGGNDD; the protein is encoded by the coding sequence ATGGGCATTGAATTTCTACCTGATAAACCGATTTATCAACAGCTCATCGATCGCATTATCGGCGAAATTATCCGAGGCACTTTGCAACCAGGAGAGAAATTGCCTTCCGTCCGTGATTATGCAGTGGAGGCCGGGGTCAATGCCAATACGATGCAGCGTGTGTATAAGGAGTTGGAGCAAATGGAAATCACCGAAACGAGAAGGGGCCAAGGGTCGTTTGTGACGGAAGATGAAACGAAAATTGCGAAGGTCCGGGATGCGATGAAGGATCAATTGATCACGTCCTTCATCCAAAGTGTGGAGGCGTTCGGCTTTACGACGGATGAAATGATCCATCATTTACAAGAGCGGGGTGGGAACGATGATTGA
- a CDS encoding spore germination protein, with translation MFWKKKRIESKLAAQSIAESELSIEALKKSLVQMDDAEFVEIDVSDIRKIHLVYIRTLIDQEKLNESIIKPLTNCSKPDLQDCIVNSSIIPIPIFIEAKKQLFSGSILLFDSSQNLWLAVPLQNPIGRAIETSETETILFGAKDSFSEQIEQNITLIRRRLPIHELKAEKFTVGSMSETSVVLMYIEGLTNPDFVSTVKEKISEINFDLFFDSSQIAAFMEENQNSIFPQLQQTDRPDVVAYSLGLGKITLLVDNTPFALVAPITFFHLFQSPEDYINRWAVSSFLRILRYISFILSITLIPFYVALTTHHYQMIPIQTLLVLVDSRSKLPFTPFWEAFIMLIFIEIIKEASLRMPTKTGQTLGVIGGIVIGQAAVEAGFASNVLIVMVGISTIASFLIPNYLMTKANSFIQLMLLVFSSLFGIIGIALGIIAILAHLNSLSSIKQPYFSPVSPFFGKDWIDLFIRGPLDKMLERPKHLKPLKLKRYKTRR, from the coding sequence ATGTTTTGGAAAAAAAAACGAATTGAAAGTAAGCTTGCTGCTCAATCAATAGCTGAATCAGAATTATCGATAGAAGCTCTGAAAAAAAGCCTCGTTCAAATGGATGATGCAGAATTTGTCGAAATTGACGTTTCCGATATTCGAAAAATTCATCTTGTTTACATACGAACTCTTATTGACCAAGAAAAATTAAATGAAAGCATTATAAAACCTTTAACTAATTGTTCCAAACCTGATCTTCAAGATTGCATTGTGAATTCCTCAATTATTCCCATTCCTATTTTTATAGAGGCAAAAAAACAGTTGTTTTCAGGGTCCATTTTGTTATTTGATTCTTCTCAAAACCTTTGGTTAGCTGTGCCGTTACAAAATCCTATTGGACGTGCCATTGAAACTTCCGAAACAGAAACCATCTTGTTCGGAGCGAAGGACAGCTTTAGTGAACAAATAGAACAAAATATTACGCTTATTCGAAGACGACTCCCCATACATGAACTGAAAGCAGAGAAGTTTACTGTCGGTTCTATGAGTGAGACAAGTGTTGTTTTAATGTACATAGAGGGGTTGACTAATCCAGATTTTGTTTCAACAGTCAAAGAGAAGATTTCTGAAATTAATTTTGATCTCTTCTTTGACTCTTCTCAAATTGCGGCATTCATGGAGGAAAATCAAAACAGTATTTTTCCTCAGTTACAGCAAACTGACCGGCCGGATGTAGTTGCTTATTCTCTGGGATTAGGAAAGATCACCCTTCTGGTAGACAATACACCATTTGCTCTTGTTGCACCCATTACTTTTTTCCATTTGTTCCAATCACCCGAGGACTATATTAATCGATGGGCAGTTTCCAGTTTTTTGCGAATCCTCCGATATATCAGCTTCATTCTGTCAATCACATTGATTCCTTTCTATGTGGCATTGACAACTCATCACTATCAAATGATTCCTATACAAACACTGCTGGTCTTGGTCGACTCAAGGAGCAAGCTTCCTTTCACTCCTTTTTGGGAAGCATTTATCATGTTAATTTTTATTGAAATCATAAAAGAAGCCAGTTTAAGGATGCCTACAAAAACAGGTCAAACACTTGGGGTTATTGGTGGTATTGTGATTGGTCAAGCGGCTGTTGAGGCTGGATTCGCTAGCAACGTATTAATTGTCATGGTTGGGATCTCGACGATAGCTTCCTTTCTTATTCCCAATTACCTTATGACAAAAGCAAATTCATTCATTCAATTGATGCTTCTTGTTTTTTCTTCTTTATTTGGGATAATTGGGATCGCACTTGGGATCATTGCCATTTTGGCCCATCTTAATAGCTTGTCTTCAATCAAGCAACCCTATTTTTCACCAGTTTCCCCTTTCTTTGGAAAGGATTGGATTGACTTATTCATACGAGGGCCATTAGACAAAATGTTGGAGCGTCCAAAGCATCTTAAACCTCTAAAACTGAAGAGATATAAAACTAGGAGATGA